In a single window of the Serratia quinivorans genome:
- the nqrA gene encoding Na(+)-translocating NADH-quinone reductase subunit A, which translates to MIKIRKGLDLPIAGAPAQAIQDGPIIQHVALLGEDYVGMRPSMLVQEGESVKKGQALFEDKKTPGVFFTAPASGRILSINRGERRVLQSVVIAVENGGDEQLEFAHYPVAELAMLPREQVESELLASGLWTALRTRPFSKTPAPGSTPRAIFVTAMDSQPLAADPQVIIAEQLAAFNAGLAVLARLTDGKVHVCHAAGANLGKQPDAQVTYNEFAGPHPAGLVGTHIHFLEPVSLKKTVWHIGYQDAIAIGTLFTTGKLDTRRVVALAGPQVEQPVLLRTRLGASIDELTAGRLKAGENRVISGSVLSGTHVAGPNAYLGRFHSLVSVLQEGRDKELFGWIAPSPDKFSITRTTLGHFLKNKLFAFSTTTHGGERAMVPIGNYERVMPLDILPTLLLRDLLAGDSDSAQALGCLELDEEDLALCTFVCPGKYEYAPVLRDVLTKIEQEG; encoded by the coding sequence ATGATTAAAATCAGAAAAGGGTTAGATCTGCCCATTGCCGGAGCTCCGGCTCAGGCGATTCAGGACGGCCCAATCATTCAGCATGTCGCCCTGCTTGGGGAAGATTATGTCGGAATGCGCCCGTCTATGCTGGTGCAGGAAGGCGAGAGCGTTAAGAAAGGCCAGGCGCTGTTCGAAGATAAAAAGACCCCCGGGGTTTTCTTCACCGCTCCCGCCAGTGGCCGCATTCTTTCGATCAACCGCGGTGAACGGCGCGTATTGCAGTCGGTAGTTATCGCCGTTGAAAATGGCGGCGATGAGCAACTGGAGTTTGCTCATTATCCGGTTGCCGAACTGGCGATGCTGCCGCGGGAACAGGTTGAAAGCGAATTACTCGCCAGCGGTCTGTGGACTGCGCTACGTACCCGCCCATTCAGTAAAACGCCTGCACCGGGTAGCACTCCACGTGCCATTTTTGTTACCGCCATGGACAGCCAGCCGCTGGCTGCCGATCCGCAGGTGATCATCGCCGAGCAGTTGGCAGCGTTCAACGCCGGACTTGCGGTATTGGCCCGACTGACCGACGGCAAGGTGCACGTTTGCCACGCCGCGGGCGCGAACCTGGGCAAACAACCCGATGCGCAGGTGACCTATAACGAATTCGCCGGTCCACATCCTGCCGGGTTGGTGGGCACCCATATTCATTTCCTCGAGCCGGTCAGTTTGAAAAAAACCGTCTGGCATATCGGCTATCAGGATGCGATCGCCATCGGCACCTTGTTCACCACCGGCAAACTCGATACCCGTCGGGTGGTGGCACTGGCTGGGCCGCAGGTGGAACAGCCGGTGTTGCTGCGCACCCGGTTGGGCGCCAGCATCGACGAACTGACCGCCGGGCGTCTGAAAGCCGGTGAGAACCGGGTGATTTCCGGTTCGGTGCTGAGCGGCACCCACGTTGCCGGGCCGAACGCTTACCTCGGCCGTTTCCATTCGCTGGTTTCCGTACTGCAGGAAGGGCGTGATAAAGAGCTGTTTGGTTGGATCGCGCCATCACCGGATAAATTTTCCATCACCCGTACTACGCTGGGCCATTTCCTGAAGAACAAACTGTTCGCCTTCTCGACCACCACCCACGGCGGTGAGCGTGCAATGGTGCCGATCGGCAACTACGAGCGGGTAATGCCGCTGGATATCCTGCCGACTCTGCTGCTGCGCGACCTGCTGGCGGGTGACAGCGACAGCGCACAGGCGTTGGGCTGTCTGGAGCTGGATGAAGAAGATCTGGCGCTGTGCACCTTCGTTTGCCCCGGCAAGTATGAATACGCTCCGGTGCTGCGCGATGTGCTGACCAAGATTGAGCAGGAAGGATAA
- a CDS encoding Predicted glutamine amidotransferase — protein sequence MCELLGMSANVPTDICFSFTGLVQRGGRTGPHKDGWGITFYEGNGCRTFKDPQPSFDSPIARLVQEYPIKSCAVVSHIRQANRGEVALENTHPFTRELWGRNWTYAHNGQLKGYRQLETGTFRPVGQTDSEYAFCWLLHQLSLKYPRTPSRWPPVFRYIALLADQLRQKGVFNMLLSDGRFVMAYCSTNLYWITRRAPFGKATLLDQDVEIDFQQQTTPNDVVTVIATQPLTANETWHKIAPGEFALFHFGERLGLSEGIGTDSGSRG from the coding sequence ATGTGTGAACTGCTCGGGATGAGCGCAAACGTACCGACCGATATTTGCTTTAGCTTTACCGGGCTGGTTCAGCGCGGTGGCCGTACCGGGCCACATAAAGATGGTTGGGGCATTACCTTCTACGAAGGGAACGGTTGCCGCACGTTTAAGGATCCCCAGCCGAGTTTCGACTCGCCGATTGCCCGTTTGGTGCAGGAATACCCGATCAAATCCTGCGCGGTGGTGTCGCATATCCGTCAGGCCAATCGCGGTGAAGTGGCGCTGGAAAATACCCATCCCTTTACCCGTGAACTGTGGGGCCGTAACTGGACCTACGCGCACAATGGCCAGTTGAAAGGCTACCGTCAGTTGGAAACCGGCACTTTCCGTCCGGTTGGCCAGACTGACAGCGAATACGCTTTCTGCTGGTTGCTGCATCAGCTTTCCCTGAAATACCCGCGCACCCCGAGCCGCTGGCCGCCGGTTTTCCGTTATATCGCTTTGCTGGCGGATCAATTGCGTCAGAAGGGGGTATTCAATATGTTGCTGTCGGATGGGCGCTTTGTGATGGCTTATTGTTCGACCAACCTGTACTGGATCACGCGTCGCGCGCCGTTTGGCAAAGCCACGCTGCTCGATCAGGACGTAGAGATTGATTTTCAGCAGCAGACCACGCCTAACGATGTGGTCACGGTGATTGCTACCCAGCCGCTGACGGCGAATGAAACCTGGCACAAGATTGCGCCAGGTGAATTCGCACTATTTCACTTCGGTGAGCGGCTTGGTCTGAGCGAAGGGATTGGTACTGACAGTGGGAGCCGTGGTTGA
- the gmhA gene encoding Phosphoheptose isomerase, giving the protein MYHDLIRSELNEAADTLAKFINDDANIDAIQRAAVLLADSFKAGGKVISCGNGGSHCDAMHFAEELTGRYRENRPGYPAIAISDVSHLSCVSNDFGYEYVFSRYVEAVGREGDVLLGISTSGNSGNIIKAIEAARAKGMKVITLTGKDGGKMAGSADVEIRVPHFGYADRIQEIHIKAIHILIQLIEKEMVKA; this is encoded by the coding sequence ATGTACCACGACCTTATTCGCAGTGAACTGAACGAAGCGGCCGATACCCTGGCGAAATTTATCAATGACGACGCCAATATCGACGCCATCCAACGCGCAGCAGTGCTGCTGGCCGATTCCTTTAAAGCCGGCGGGAAAGTCATTTCTTGCGGTAACGGTGGCTCCCACTGTGACGCGATGCACTTTGCCGAAGAGTTGACCGGCCGCTACCGTGAAAACCGTCCGGGTTATCCGGCGATTGCCATTTCCGACGTTAGCCACCTGTCTTGCGTCAGCAACGACTTTGGTTACGAGTATGTGTTTTCACGCTATGTGGAAGCGGTAGGCCGTGAAGGCGACGTCTTGCTGGGCATTTCCACCTCCGGCAATTCCGGCAACATTATTAAAGCCATCGAAGCGGCGCGCGCCAAAGGGATGAAAGTGATCACCCTGACCGGCAAAGACGGCGGCAAAATGGCCGGTTCTGCCGATGTGGAAATCCGCGTACCGCACTTCGGTTACGCAGACCGCATTCAGGAAATTCATATCAAAGCGATCCACATCTTGATTCAGCTGATTGAAAAAGAGATGGTTAAGGCTTAA
- a CDS encoding Acyl-CoA dehydrogenase fadE12 → MMVLSIVVLLALIGVVFYHRVNLTLSSLILLAYTAAMGAIGLWSFWMLLPLAIILLPLNVTSLRRSMLSAPALRAFRKVMPPMSTTEKEAIEAGTTWWEGDLFRGAPDWNKLHNYPKPQLTAEEQAFIDGPVEEACRMANDFQITHELADLPPELWAYLKEHRFFAMIIKKEYGGLDFSPYAQARVLQKLSGVSGILAITVGVPNSLGPGELLQHYGTDEQKNHYLPGLARGDEIPCFALTSPEAGSDAGAIPDVGTVCMGEWQGEQVLGMRLTWNKRYITLAPVATVLGLAFKLYDPNHLLGDNESPGITCALIPTSTPGVEIGNRHFPLNVPFQNGPTRGNDVFVPIDYIIGGPKMAGQGWRMLVECLSVGRGITLPSNSTGSVKSMALAIGAYAHIRRQFKLSIGKMEGIEEPLARIAGNTYVMDAAATLITSGLMLGEKPAVLSAIVKYHCTHRGQQAIIDAMDIAGGKGIMLGKSNFLARAYQGAPIAITVEGANILTRTMMIFGQGAIRCHPYVLDEMAAAQKNDLNAYDKLLFGHLGHVGSNKVRSFWLGLTNGRTSSTPTKDATRRYYQQLNRLSANLALLSDVSMGVLGGSLKRRERISARLGDILSQMYLASAALKRFEDEGRQKEDLPLVHWAVQDSLHQAEQALDDLLRNFPNRFIAGVMRLVVFPLGRVHTAPSDRLDHQLAKIIQQPSATRSRLGRGQYLTPSEHNPVGLLEAALADVIAAEPIHDRLCKAAGKNLPFTRLDRLAQRALEEGKISADEAKILVKAEESRLRSINVDDFEPDALAASKPEKPLKQDKRLKHTEAA, encoded by the coding sequence ATGATGGTTCTTAGTATTGTTGTTTTGCTGGCACTCATTGGTGTGGTGTTTTATCACCGAGTGAACCTCACCCTCAGTAGCCTTATTCTTCTGGCGTACACCGCCGCCATGGGCGCTATCGGCCTGTGGAGCTTCTGGATGCTGCTGCCGCTGGCGATTATCCTGCTGCCGTTGAACGTCACCTCATTGCGCCGTTCAATGCTGTCCGCCCCGGCGCTGCGCGCATTCCGCAAGGTGATGCCGCCAATGTCCACCACCGAAAAGGAAGCGATCGAAGCCGGGACCACCTGGTGGGAAGGCGATCTGTTCCGCGGTGCGCCGGACTGGAACAAGCTGCATAACTACCCGAAACCGCAGTTGACCGCCGAAGAGCAAGCGTTCATCGACGGGCCGGTGGAAGAAGCCTGCCGCATGGCCAACGACTTCCAAATCACCCACGAGCTGGCCGATTTACCGCCGGAACTGTGGGCATACCTGAAAGAACACCGCTTCTTCGCGATGATCATCAAGAAAGAATACGGCGGCCTGGACTTCTCTCCTTATGCTCAGGCGCGCGTGCTGCAAAAACTGTCCGGTGTTTCCGGTATTCTGGCCATCACCGTCGGCGTGCCAAACTCCCTCGGCCCCGGTGAACTGCTGCAGCATTACGGTACTGACGAACAGAAAAACCATTACCTGCCAGGCCTGGCGCGCGGCGACGAGATCCCTTGTTTCGCCCTGACCAGCCCGGAAGCCGGTTCCGATGCCGGTGCCATTCCGGACGTCGGCACCGTCTGCATGGGTGAATGGCAAGGCGAACAGGTACTGGGCATGCGCCTGACCTGGAACAAACGCTATATCACGCTGGCACCGGTTGCGACCGTGCTGGGCCTGGCGTTCAAACTGTATGACCCGAATCACTTGCTGGGCGATAACGAATCACCGGGCATCACCTGTGCGCTGATCCCAACCAGCACCCCAGGTGTTGAAATCGGTAACCGCCACTTCCCGCTGAACGTGCCGTTCCAAAACGGCCCAACTCGCGGTAATGACGTGTTCGTCCCTATTGATTACATCATCGGCGGGCCAAAAATGGCCGGTCAGGGCTGGCGTATGCTGGTTGAGTGCCTGTCGGTAGGCCGTGGCATCACCCTGCCTTCCAACTCGACCGGTAGCGTGAAGTCCATGGCGCTGGCGATTGGGGCATACGCCCATATCCGCCGTCAGTTCAAGCTCTCAATCGGCAAGATGGAAGGTATCGAAGAACCACTGGCGCGTATCGCCGGTAACACCTACGTGATGGATGCCGCGGCTACGCTTATCACCAGCGGCCTGATGCTGGGCGAGAAACCGGCCGTGCTGTCGGCCATCGTGAAATACCACTGTACCCATCGCGGCCAGCAGGCAATCATTGATGCAATGGATATCGCCGGCGGTAAAGGCATCATGCTGGGTAAATCCAACTTCCTGGCCCGAGCCTATCAAGGCGCGCCTATCGCCATTACGGTAGAAGGCGCCAATATCCTGACTCGTACCATGATGATCTTCGGTCAGGGGGCTATCCGCTGCCATCCTTACGTGCTGGACGAAATGGCTGCAGCGCAGAAGAACGACCTGAACGCCTATGACAAATTGCTGTTCGGTCATCTGGGCCACGTTGGCAGCAACAAGGTGCGCAGCTTCTGGCTGGGCCTGACTAACGGTCGCACCAGCAGCACACCAACCAAAGACGCGACTCGTCGTTATTACCAACAGTTGAACCGCCTGAGCGCTAACCTGGCGCTGTTGTCAGACGTTTCCATGGGCGTGCTGGGCGGCAGTTTGAAGCGCCGTGAGCGTATCTCCGCCCGTCTGGGGGATATCCTCAGCCAAATGTATCTGGCTTCTGCGGCACTGAAACGTTTTGAAGATGAAGGCCGTCAGAAAGAAGATTTGCCGCTGGTACATTGGGCCGTACAGGACAGTCTGCATCAGGCAGAACAGGCACTGGATGACCTGCTGCGCAACTTCCCGAACCGCTTTATCGCCGGAGTGATGCGCCTGGTCGTCTTCCCGTTAGGCCGTGTCCATACTGCACCGTCTGACCGTCTGGATCACCAATTGGCCAAGATCATCCAACAGCCGTCTGCCACCCGTAGCCGTCTGGGCCGTGGCCAGTATCTGACACCCAGCGAGCACAACCCGGTTGGCCTGCTGGAAGCCGCACTGGCTGACGTGATCGCCGCCGAACCGATTCACGACCGTCTGTGCAAGGCGGCCGGCAAGAACCTGCCGTTCACCCGACTGGATCGTCTGGCACAACGTGCATTGGAAGAAGGCAAGATCAGCGCCGATGAGGCGAAGATCCTGGTGAAAGCCGAGGAGAGCCGTCTGCGTTCCATCAACGTGGATGACTTCGAGCCGGATGCGCTGGCGGCCAGTAAGCCGGAAAAGCCGCTCAAGCAGGATAAGCGCCTGAAACACACCGAAGCCGCGTAA
- the mtnK gene encoding Methylthioribose kinase, which translates to MSHYRTFTAADAVEYARQYGQLADPQALVSADEIGDGNLNLVFKIRDRDGVSRVIVKQALPYVRCVGESWPLTLDRARIEAETLLIHGGFCPRHTVKVLHHDAELAVMVQEDLSDHHIWRSELVKGHYYPLAAGQLAEYLAQTLFHTSDFYQTAQEKKAEVSRFSNPELCQITEDLFFTDPYIDHERNQFDPALLPQVLELRNDAALRLAVAGLKHRFLSKAEALLHGDIHSGSIFVAEGKLKAIDAEFGFYGPIGFDVGTALGNLLLNYCGLPGLFGPRDAAAGREQRLQDVRELWLIFADRFLALCHQQTREAALAVPGYAEQFLQQVWTDAVGYCGSELIRRTIGLAHVADLDSIGDTEMRAECQRNALVLGRALIVNAPQIEHIDALLARIHQNG; encoded by the coding sequence ATGTCACATTATCGTACGTTTACTGCTGCTGATGCCGTTGAATATGCTCGTCAATACGGGCAGTTAGCCGATCCACAGGCGTTGGTAAGCGCTGACGAGATTGGTGACGGCAATCTGAACCTGGTGTTCAAGATCCGCGATCGTGACGGTGTTAGCCGGGTGATCGTCAAACAGGCGCTGCCGTATGTACGTTGTGTGGGCGAATCCTGGCCGCTAACGCTTGATCGGGCGCGCATTGAAGCGGAAACCCTGTTGATTCACGGCGGTTTTTGCCCAAGGCATACGGTAAAGGTACTCCATCACGATGCCGAATTGGCGGTGATGGTGCAGGAAGATCTTTCAGATCATCACATCTGGCGCAGCGAATTGGTCAAGGGCCACTATTACCCCCTGGCGGCCGGGCAACTGGCGGAGTATTTGGCGCAAACCCTGTTCCATACTTCCGACTTTTATCAGACGGCGCAGGAGAAAAAGGCGGAAGTTAGTCGCTTTAGCAACCCCGAACTGTGCCAGATCACCGAAGATCTGTTCTTTACCGATCCCTATATCGATCATGAGCGTAATCAGTTTGATCCGGCGCTGTTGCCGCAGGTGCTTGAACTGCGTAACGATGCGGCACTCAGGCTGGCGGTCGCCGGGCTAAAGCATCGTTTCCTGAGCAAGGCGGAAGCGCTGTTGCACGGGGATATTCACAGTGGTTCGATTTTTGTTGCAGAAGGCAAGCTGAAGGCGATAGACGCCGAGTTCGGCTTCTATGGCCCGATCGGTTTTGACGTCGGTACCGCGCTGGGTAATCTGTTATTGAATTACTGCGGTCTACCGGGCCTGTTCGGGCCGCGCGACGCCGCTGCCGGGCGTGAACAACGTCTACAGGATGTGCGCGAGCTGTGGTTGATTTTCGCCGATCGCTTCCTGGCATTGTGCCACCAACAGACCCGCGAAGCGGCACTGGCGGTGCCGGGTTATGCCGAACAGTTCCTGCAGCAGGTGTGGACAGATGCCGTCGGCTACTGCGGCAGTGAGTTGATCCGCCGTACTATCGGTCTGGCGCACGTTGCCGATTTGGACAGCATCGGTGACACCGAGATGCGTGCCGAATGTCAGCGCAACGCTTTGGTGTTGGGTCGAGCGTTGATTGTGAATGCGCCGCAGATTGAGCATATCGATGCGTTGTTGGCGCGTATTCACCAGAACGGTTAA